Within the Platichthys flesus chromosome 8, fPlaFle2.1, whole genome shotgun sequence genome, the region ttgccCACgtccattgatttgtttgtcagcaggattacataaaaaaactactgaatggatttccacgaaactcTGTGGATAAGTGGGATGAGGCAGGATCTCAGCCCGGATGTGGTCAAataggcagatccaggaatttaaaaaaaaacaggcacatTTTGGAGACCGATATTCACGAGTTTGTacaatttaaggggactgtcaGGCCTTGGCGGCGGTATGCAGTCCACTGAGTGCCGTTCTACTTCATTCTGTTTATCAACTTGCACATTAAACCTTTTAAACCTATTTCCGTCTCCGCTCCTGTGATCTGCTCTTTGATTCCAGCCATTACCTCAAATCCTAACAGATAGACAGTCCAAGCCCTCCTCCCAATCTGACTCCTTCTGTGTTTCATCCCACCGCAGCCACTAAACTATGTTCTTAGCCTCCAGAAAACTCACTTTTAAGGGTAAACACAgtttgcacacacatacaccaacaTTGATGATGGCATCCCAGCTTTAACTGGACTGCAAATCCAATACTGACAAGCTTCCAGCAGATGCTATTTACTTTATAAATAGTACTTTTTTTTCCTAATCCAAAGTGGGTGACGTGAGTCTGTTGGAAAGAGCCACAGTACTCCTCAGCCCAAAAGAATTTTTATATAACTGAATCTCCAGAGCAAACATTCAGCAACAGGTGTCATGTCACCTCCATCTGTGCCACCACAGAACCGTTCCAGATTATACTGTGTGACCGTGCATACAAACAAGTCTCTGCCGGCATCAGAGAGGGGGACTGTGAAAAATGTTCCTCTTCATTTCGGAGATAAAGTTTAAGAGCCGATCATTTAACAGCTGTTTCTCACTTTAGTATTTTTGCTCTTTTATAATTTGTCCGCCTGCAGGGATGAGAAAGTCCATAGAAAAATGTGGCTGTGCCGTTTTACCACCACACGCATCACTGACTCTTAATGGCCATGTCATCCTAAATACCTCCATCATATCATGtcattttcaatgttttcaactgtttctttctctctctctctctctctctctctctctctctctctctctctctctctctctctctctctctctctctctctctctctctctctccctcccttgctCCCTCTCTCGAGTTGAGACATGGGTTGGTCCTCGAAGTGAAGTGATGTCACTTCACTCCTGTATGGGCAGTCATTCCTCCAGCAGTGTGCACTGCAGCTCCAAAGCGATGCAGTTCACCAAAACACTAGAGCAGCATTACGCACGGCGATATTGGAGGAGTGACTATATTCCTGGATCATTGGATTCTAATCTCTAGTTCTTCTGACATTTGCGATACATTTGGAACTAGCTCTGGAGCTGTGAATAAGGATTGTTTATTCGTGGAAGAGCATCTTTGAACTGTGTTTTTCGTGGGCTACACTCTGCATTGCCCAGGAGTATTACGCGCAACGCGTAATCTCCTTACATTGGTGGGCAGCAGCTCGACGCACCCGGTCTCGTCTCTTTTGGAAAGACAAAGggtgcaaaacaacaaaatgataCGAAGGGACAATTTGGAGGCAGAATGGATTCAACCCAGTTAAATCCGTTGGTGGGAAACGTGTCCAACGATGAGAACAGCACGGACGCACCGCTTTCCTTTCCACACACGACGGCAGCCGCTGCAATCATCATCCTGGTGgttattgtgattattttggTGACAATTGTCGGAAATGTGTTGGTGATAGTAGCGGTGCTGACCAGCCGCGCTCTCCGTGCGCCCCAGAACCTGTTCCTTGTCTCTCTGGCGTCAGCGGACATCCTGGTGGCCACGCTGGTCATCCCCTTCTCCCTCGCCAATGAGGTTATGGGGTACTGGTACTTTGGAAGTACTTGGTGCGCATTCTACTTGGCGCTGGACGTGCTGTTCTGCACCTCATCCATCGTGCACCTGTGCGCCATCAGCGTGGACCGCTACTGGTCCATCACGAAGGCGGTGAGCTACAACCTGAAGCGGACACCGAAGCGCATCAAGTCCATGATCGCTGTGGTGTGGATCATATCTGCGAtcatctccttccctcctctcctcatgaCCAAACACGACGAGCGGGAGTGTCTTCTGAACGATGAGACCTGGTACATCCTCTCGTCCTGCATGGTGTCCTTCTTCGCTCCGGGTCTCATCATGATCCTGGTTTACTGTAAGATCTACAAAGTGGCCAAGCAGCGCTCCTCCACCGTATTCGTGGCCAAAAACGGTCTGGAGAGGCAGCCCTCCCAGTCGGAGACCTGCTTCGTCAGGAAGGACCAGATTGAGACTGAGAGCCCCAGCAGCCAAGACTCTTGCACCCGCCAACAGGGCCAGGGGGAGCTGGATGACATCGACCTGGAGGAGAGCTGCTGCACGTCGGACACCAAGCCGCGCAATCATCGCTTCACCAAGCGGAGGAAGGTGGAGGGGTCGGACTGCTGCCCGCCGCAGAGCTGCCGCCTCTCGTGGGCATCGGCCCGGGCGTCGCAGCTCTACCCGGAGCAGACGACCCCGGCGGAGCGACCCCGGGTGGCCGCGGTCAACAAGACCAAAGTGGCCCAGATGCGGGAGAAGCGTTTCACCTTCGTGCTGGCGGTGGTGATGGGGGTGTTTGTGCTCTGCTGGTTCCCCTTCTTCTTCACCTACAGCCTCCATGCGATCTGCAGAGACAGCTGTTACATCCCGGGCGCACTTTTCAACCTGTTCTTCTGGATTGGCTACTGCAACAGCTCCGTGAACCCCATAATATACACTATTTTCAACAGGGATTTCAGGAAAGCCTTCAAGAAAATTGTGTGCAGGACTCCCAAGCGCACGTAACTCTAGAGGAAGACAATGATTTGGCCTCGAATGCCTCAACAGTGCTGGGAAGGAATTATATTTTCAAGACTCAGTGCTCTTGGCTGTAGTTCCCCTCCTGAAATCATTTTCATGTAActatgagaagaagaaaaagaatcCAGTCTTGTGTACAGATTTAAATTGccatgaataaaatgtaaagtggagcaaaagaaaataataagttAATTATCCCATTTTTATCCCACTGGAGATATGTAAAGTTTTAATGTAGGCCACTGAAAAGTTCTGCAAACATGTACTTTTGAAGCAGAAACAGCAGGTGTTTGATCAGGCTGCAGCGAGCAGGAGGGTACTTCAGAGTGGGGATGACATCTTGTGTGTAGCTGTAACATTAGGTGTTTAATATTGAGACCACAAGACGACCTCTCTCTCCACCATCTCATCTATACGCAAGGGAATGTGCCAGCAAGttccacagagaaagaaaagaaaaagaggattGAAAGCCTGCAGATTTAAATGTCTGGCATCGTTACATAATTCAGATACATCTTGTGTTTAACTGCAGTGAAAGCTCCTTCAGTCTCACCAGCGAACCCCGAAATTTATGTAAGACTCTAatccccccccgcacacacacacacacacacacacacatcacaccacCAGACACCGGAAAATGATTGCCAATCTCAGGCCTGCGTTTGCAAAACTCTGTTGGACAAAtctgcacattttcatttgaaccaTAGCTCCATATTTTGCCAGTAAATGTTTTGGAGCAGGATTCTGCCTTTCAACGTGGTCTCTGTGTGATGCAGGACTTTAAATGTGGGTTATGTTGTCcaagtacatttattttatattctttgACAAATGTCAAGTTTCTGGCCAGATGAAAAAAACCTCAAAATACTGAgtttatattcaaatacttttcaatgaaacaaagcaaaaaaaaaaaacactcctgcTCCCTCTATCTTAAAAACAGTCTCTCTGGACACAGGTATTTCAGGTAAAGCTGAACTTCCATCCTGCATTAAATCTCCTTGTATACAGTGAGAGAGCTTAATATCTTCAAGCCACGCCTCGGGCTGTAATCCTTCATAAAGCTGTACTGTAAGTCCCAAGACCTCAGGTACCCAGCAACTTCCATCTTGTTTTAAATATCCAGAAATAATTCACAGCAGGTGCAACTCAACATGCTACTTTGGAAACTACGGTTGAGGTGGGAAAGTCAAA harbors:
- the adra2db gene encoding alpha-2Db adrenergic receptor; the protein is MDSTQLNPLVGNVSNDENSTDAPLSFPHTTAAAAIIILVVIVIILVTIVGNVLVIVAVLTSRALRAPQNLFLVSLASADILVATLVIPFSLANEVMGYWYFGSTWCAFYLALDVLFCTSSIVHLCAISVDRYWSITKAVSYNLKRTPKRIKSMIAVVWIISAIISFPPLLMTKHDERECLLNDETWYILSSCMVSFFAPGLIMILVYCKIYKVAKQRSSTVFVAKNGLERQPSQSETCFVRKDQIETESPSSQDSCTRQQGQGELDDIDLEESCCTSDTKPRNHRFTKRRKVEGSDCCPPQSCRLSWASARASQLYPEQTTPAERPRVAAVNKTKVAQMREKRFTFVLAVVMGVFVLCWFPFFFTYSLHAICRDSCYIPGALFNLFFWIGYCNSSVNPIIYTIFNRDFRKAFKKIVCRTPKRT